Proteins from a genomic interval of Stenotrophomonas maltophilia R551-3:
- a CDS encoding TonB-dependent receptor plug domain-containing protein, translated as MNYVSNTARRNTLAVALISALMAAAPAMAQDKATNLDKITVTGSLIPQTQVETQTPVMSITAEDIQTRGFSSVAEVLQQSSLTTGGLQGGQTSGSFTQGAEAAGMFGLNPGYTKYLINGRPMLSYPALYNGSETFNNISGIPIDIVERIEVLPGGQSSLYGSDAIAGVVNIILKERMDGGTMTVRGGTYTEGGGSNIRFSAAKGFNAFDDRFHALVNVQIENGSPIWGYQRDITKQTNPVGYTAQVPSNDFAVITNADNKLLMMDPTRCANVAGLYDGTTVVGQRPSGESCGSVYSAGYKTLKNGKNSGQFYSSMTFDVNDNFQLFADVLYSKEKTEFTSGSSALWWGTKSVMGGFYDQGLGKVVNLQRAFAPEEIGTGDYNNILNSDESRAYQVTLGGKGMVGDWDYSASFTRGEYRLDQNRFVRWKDKIEDFFGQTVLGPRLGTHTDPKDPTAQFGIYSPNYAAFYSPITPDQFASFTGYGTHRSKTWQNLGRVQVTNGSLFSLPGGDAGLAVVLEGGSEGWDYSPDQAFVDGNVWGTTAVAGAGHRSNYAVTSELRMPLHDKLTVSASGRYDAFKIADKTVDKATYSIGLEFRPIESLLLRGKYGTAFRAPTLSDAFQGMSGSYASSQNDYYRCSQLGYGLRDEACSFYKGTSVYSEKSGNPDLKPITADVWSAGVVWAPVSNFSLSADYYNWKIKNEVKTLSSDQLLLAEYQCRNGLPNNTSASCGNVTDWVSRDAGGNLTRVYTPKLNVASQNLEAVTVAAKYQQDIGRFGSLMFSGNYTNMLKREVQPMPGAAKLDLLSDPYNMWYYDNFAKVRGDLSVAWNIAKFTTTVYANYVGSTPNYLAYTGRSYGYVHSSGAKAGKWGSYTTYNLSMNYQAQDDLVLSLMVNNVFNKLPEGQRYNYPGNESTPFNDGFYSVYGRQISAQVKYNF; from the coding sequence ATGAACTACGTAAGCAACACCGCACGTCGCAACACGCTCGCCGTCGCCCTGATTTCCGCCCTGATGGCCGCCGCCCCGGCAATGGCCCAGGACAAGGCGACCAACCTGGACAAGATCACCGTCACCGGTTCGCTGATCCCGCAGACCCAGGTTGAAACCCAGACCCCGGTGATGTCCATCACCGCCGAAGACATCCAGACCCGCGGCTTCAGCAGTGTTGCTGAAGTGCTGCAGCAGTCGTCGCTGACCACCGGCGGCCTGCAGGGCGGCCAGACCTCGGGTTCATTCACCCAGGGCGCCGAAGCCGCCGGCATGTTCGGCCTGAATCCGGGCTACACCAAGTACCTGATCAACGGCCGCCCGATGCTCTCGTATCCGGCGCTGTACAACGGCAGCGAAACCTTCAACAACATCAGCGGCATTCCGATCGACATCGTCGAGCGCATCGAAGTGCTGCCGGGCGGCCAGTCCTCGCTGTACGGCTCGGACGCGATCGCCGGCGTGGTCAACATCATCCTGAAGGAGCGCATGGACGGCGGCACGATGACCGTCCGTGGTGGCACCTACACCGAAGGTGGCGGCAGCAACATCCGCTTCAGCGCCGCCAAGGGCTTCAACGCGTTTGACGACCGCTTCCACGCGCTGGTCAACGTGCAGATCGAAAACGGCAGCCCGATCTGGGGCTACCAGCGTGACATCACCAAGCAGACCAACCCGGTCGGCTACACCGCCCAGGTGCCGTCGAACGACTTCGCCGTCATCACCAACGCTGACAACAAGCTGTTGATGATGGACCCGACCCGCTGCGCCAATGTCGCGGGCCTGTACGACGGCACCACCGTGGTCGGCCAGCGCCCGTCGGGCGAATCCTGCGGCTCGGTGTACAGCGCCGGCTACAAGACCCTGAAGAACGGCAAGAACAGCGGCCAGTTCTACTCGTCGATGACCTTCGACGTGAACGACAACTTCCAGCTGTTCGCCGACGTGCTGTACAGCAAGGAAAAGACCGAGTTCACCTCCGGCTCCAGCGCCCTGTGGTGGGGCACCAAGTCGGTCATGGGCGGTTTCTACGACCAGGGCCTGGGCAAGGTCGTGAACCTGCAGCGCGCCTTCGCGCCGGAAGAAATCGGTACGGGCGACTACAACAACATCCTGAACTCCGATGAGAGCCGCGCCTACCAGGTCACCCTGGGCGGCAAGGGCATGGTCGGCGATTGGGATTACAGCGCCAGCTTCACCCGCGGCGAGTACCGCCTGGACCAGAACCGCTTCGTGCGCTGGAAGGACAAGATCGAAGACTTCTTCGGCCAGACCGTGCTGGGCCCGCGCCTGGGCACCCACACCGACCCGAAGGATCCGACCGCCCAGTTCGGCATCTACAGCCCGAACTACGCTGCCTTCTACTCGCCGATCACCCCGGACCAGTTTGCCAGCTTCACCGGCTACGGCACCCACCGCAGCAAGACCTGGCAGAACCTGGGTCGCGTGCAGGTGACCAACGGTTCGCTGTTCAGCCTGCCGGGCGGTGACGCCGGCCTGGCCGTTGTGCTGGAAGGTGGCAGCGAAGGCTGGGACTATTCGCCGGATCAGGCGTTCGTCGACGGCAACGTGTGGGGCACCACTGCCGTCGCCGGCGCCGGTCACCGCAGCAACTATGCGGTCACCAGCGAACTGCGCATGCCGCTGCACGACAAGCTGACTGTCAGCGCGTCGGGCCGCTATGACGCCTTCAAGATCGCCGACAAGACCGTCGACAAGGCCACCTACAGCATTGGCCTGGAATTCCGTCCGATCGAGAGCCTGCTGCTTCGCGGCAAGTACGGTACCGCCTTCCGCGCACCGACCCTGTCCGATGCCTTCCAGGGCATGAGCGGCTCGTACGCCTCCAGCCAGAACGACTACTACCGCTGCAGCCAGCTGGGCTACGGCCTGCGTGACGAGGCCTGCTCCTTCTACAAGGGCACCTCGGTGTACAGCGAAAAGTCCGGCAACCCGGACCTGAAGCCGATCACCGCCGATGTGTGGAGCGCAGGCGTGGTGTGGGCCCCGGTCAGCAACTTCTCGCTGTCGGCCGACTACTACAACTGGAAGATCAAGAACGAGGTCAAGACCCTCAGCAGCGATCAGCTGCTGCTGGCCGAGTACCAGTGCCGCAACGGCCTGCCGAACAACACCTCGGCCAGCTGCGGGAACGTGACCGACTGGGTGTCCCGCGATGCCGGCGGCAACCTGACCCGCGTGTACACGCCGAAGCTCAACGTTGCCAGCCAGAACCTGGAAGCGGTGACCGTGGCGGCCAAGTACCAGCAGGATATCGGCCGCTTCGGCTCGCTGATGTTCTCCGGCAACTACACCAACATGCTGAAGCGTGAAGTTCAGCCGATGCCGGGTGCCGCCAAGCTCGACCTGCTGAGCGATCCGTACAACATGTGGTACTACGACAACTTCGCCAAGGTTCGCGGCGATCTGTCGGTGGCATGGAACATCGCCAAGTTCACCACCACTGTGTACGCCAACTACGTCGGCAGCACCCCGAACTACCTGGCCTACACCGGCCGCAGCTACGGCTATGTCCACTCTTCCGGCGCCAAGGCCGGCAAGTGGGGTTCGTACACCACGTACAACCTGAGCATGAACTACCAGGCGCAGGACGATCTGGTCCTGTCGCTGATGGTCAACAACGTGTTCAACAAGCTGCCGGAAGGCCAGCGCTACAACTACCCGGGCAACGAATCGACCCCGTTCAACGACGGCTTCTACAGCGTCTACGGCCGCCAGATCTCGGCCCAGGTCAAGTACAACTTCTGA
- the dcd gene encoding dCTP deaminase, with amino-acid sequence MSIKSDRWIRRMSEQHGMIEPFEAGQVKQANGERIVSYGTSSYGYDVRCSREFKVFTNINSTIVDPKHFDPGSFVDIVGDECIIPPNSFALARTVEYFRIPRDTLVVCLGKSTYARCGIIVNVTPLEPEWEGHVTLEFSNTTPLPARIYANEGVAQMLFFQAAADDVCETSYRDRGGKYQGQTGVTLPRT; translated from the coding sequence ATGAGCATCAAGAGTGACCGTTGGATCCGCCGCATGTCCGAGCAGCACGGCATGATCGAGCCGTTCGAGGCTGGGCAGGTCAAGCAGGCCAACGGCGAACGCATCGTCAGCTACGGCACCTCCAGCTATGGCTATGACGTGCGCTGCTCGCGCGAGTTCAAGGTATTCACCAACATCAACTCGACGATCGTCGACCCAAAGCACTTCGATCCGGGCAGCTTCGTCGACATCGTCGGTGACGAGTGCATCATTCCGCCGAACAGCTTCGCGCTGGCGCGTACCGTCGAGTACTTCCGCATTCCGCGCGACACCCTGGTGGTGTGCCTGGGCAAGAGCACCTACGCGCGCTGCGGCATCATCGTCAACGTGACGCCGCTGGAGCCGGAATGGGAAGGTCACGTGACCCTGGAATTCAGCAACACCACGCCGCTGCCGGCGCGCATCTACGCCAACGAAGGCGTGGCGCAGATGCTGTTCTTCCAGGCCGCAGCCGATGACGTCTGCGAGACGTCGTACCGCGATCGCGGTGGCAAGTACCAGGGCCAGACCGGCGTGACCCTGCCGCGTACCTGA
- a CDS encoding alpha/beta hydrolase family protein — MKHYLLLAALAVAAPLHLHAKPAVPTIEQLAAFPDISSLSVSPDGTQIAGLQARGEDRVILVWKTDNLSAAPTTIGAGRMKFQSVSFIKDGLLAVTLWQPFDLRTDRVNKTFISKFFITDTEGKQWKEPISVPRATSRNEELEQALSNATVLDTLPNDPDHILVVNGSGSNSGDVYKVNLRSFTSQRIQKTEERVAGYLTDLNSELRARLRQDVDGTGAYVATEFRNPATNAWEEHFRSHVKDRDITQVVGFADDPNIAFIQSNVGRDKTIIYEYDITARKQREVLFEHKFFNAGSVHVNRYKDVEGVPFGALLGVTYSGPRENEVEWTHPVFKGLNQGVRQALGIQSSEVTLVDPATGQRATTQADTGRAVRVVDYSKNLKTFVLAVSGPANPPEYHLLRNGKLTLLAKSYPKIDPAALGDTRLVYYKARDGLDIPAFLTTPNTELCGAGPWKAVVHPHGGPWARDGMDFDGSMWVPLMASRCMAVLRPQFRGSADWSRKLWMAGDAEWGQKMQDDKDDGAKWMIDQKIAQPGHIAMFGFSYGGYSAFAASVRPNGLYKCAIAGAGVSDIKKIWARFYTNPFFRQAQSKTVDGLNPLDKAGEMKIPLMVYHGDRDRTVPIEQSEWFVNKAKGSGQPVEFHAIADYAHGPAWTRAIMGDQLRLIDDYLGKGCGGGGL, encoded by the coding sequence ATGAAGCACTATCTGCTGCTGGCCGCGCTGGCCGTCGCCGCGCCGCTGCACCTCCATGCCAAGCCGGCGGTCCCAACGATCGAACAGCTGGCCGCCTTCCCGGACATATCAAGTCTCTCCGTGTCTCCGGACGGCACTCAGATCGCCGGGCTTCAAGCCCGCGGCGAAGATCGTGTGATCCTGGTCTGGAAGACCGACAACCTCAGCGCAGCGCCCACCACGATCGGCGCAGGCCGCATGAAGTTCCAGAGCGTGAGCTTCATCAAAGACGGACTGCTGGCGGTCACCCTGTGGCAGCCATTCGACCTGCGTACCGACCGCGTCAACAAGACATTCATCAGCAAGTTCTTCATCACCGATACCGAAGGCAAGCAGTGGAAGGAGCCAATCAGCGTTCCACGTGCCACCAGCCGCAATGAAGAACTGGAGCAGGCACTGTCCAATGCCACGGTCCTGGACACGCTGCCCAACGACCCGGATCACATCCTGGTGGTCAACGGTTCGGGCAGCAACTCGGGAGACGTCTACAAAGTCAACCTGCGCAGCTTCACATCCCAGCGCATCCAGAAGACTGAAGAACGCGTCGCCGGTTACCTCACCGATCTGAACAGCGAACTGCGCGCACGCCTGCGCCAGGACGTGGATGGTACCGGTGCCTACGTCGCCACCGAATTCCGCAACCCGGCCACCAACGCGTGGGAAGAACATTTCCGCTCGCATGTGAAGGACCGCGACATCACCCAGGTCGTCGGTTTCGCCGATGACCCGAACATCGCCTTCATCCAGAGCAACGTCGGCCGCGACAAGACCATCATCTACGAGTACGACATCACTGCACGCAAACAGAGGGAAGTGCTGTTCGAGCACAAATTCTTCAATGCAGGTTCAGTTCATGTGAACCGCTACAAGGATGTGGAGGGCGTGCCGTTCGGCGCACTGCTCGGCGTGACCTACAGTGGCCCTCGCGAGAACGAAGTTGAATGGACCCATCCGGTGTTCAAGGGCCTCAACCAAGGCGTACGCCAGGCCCTGGGCATCCAGTCCAGCGAAGTCACCTTGGTCGATCCCGCGACGGGTCAGCGCGCGACCACCCAGGCCGATACCGGCCGTGCGGTGCGCGTCGTCGACTACAGCAAGAACCTGAAGACCTTCGTGCTGGCCGTCTCTGGACCGGCCAATCCGCCTGAATATCACCTGCTGCGAAACGGCAAGCTGACCCTGCTGGCCAAGTCCTATCCGAAGATCGATCCGGCTGCGCTGGGCGATACCAGGCTGGTCTATTACAAAGCCCGCGATGGGCTGGATATTCCGGCGTTCCTGACCACCCCCAACACCGAACTGTGCGGTGCCGGTCCCTGGAAGGCGGTCGTGCACCCGCATGGCGGTCCGTGGGCCCGCGATGGCATGGACTTCGATGGTTCGATGTGGGTACCGCTGATGGCATCGCGCTGCATGGCCGTACTGCGCCCGCAGTTCCGCGGCTCCGCAGACTGGAGCCGCAAGCTTTGGATGGCCGGTGACGCCGAATGGGGCCAGAAGATGCAGGACGACAAGGATGACGGCGCCAAGTGGATGATCGACCAGAAGATCGCCCAGCCCGGCCACATTGCCATGTTCGGCTTTTCCTACGGTGGCTACTCCGCGTTTGCCGCCTCGGTTCGCCCGAACGGCCTGTACAAGTGCGCGATTGCCGGTGCCGGCGTCTCGGACATCAAGAAGATCTGGGCACGTTTCTATACCAACCCATTCTTCCGCCAAGCGCAGTCGAAGACCGTGGACGGCCTGAACCCGCTGGACAAGGCCGGTGAAATGAAGATCCCGTTGATGGTCTACCACGGTGACCGCGATCGCACGGTCCCCATCGAGCAATCGGAGTGGTTCGTGAACAAGGCCAAGGGCTCGGGCCAGCCGGTCGAGTTCCACGCCATCGCCGACTATGCGCATGGGCCGGCCTGGACCCGCGCGATCATGGGCGACCAGCTCAGGTTGATCGACGACTATCTTGGCAAGGGCTGCGGCGGCGGCGGTCTGTAA
- a CDS encoding HIT domain-containing protein has translation MSDFELDSRLATDSVLVAEGPLSQVRLMNDERFPWLVLVPRLAGVTEWIELDGEQQDKLRTELNRACKALHGSDGVEKINIGALGNIVRQLHFHVIGRHDGDPAWPGPVWGSGPAHRYEPAALDQHVAYWKERLGYPAQS, from the coding sequence ATGAGCGATTTCGAACTCGATTCACGCCTGGCCACCGATAGCGTGCTGGTGGCGGAAGGACCGTTGTCGCAAGTGCGGCTGATGAACGACGAACGATTCCCCTGGCTGGTGCTGGTACCGCGCCTGGCCGGGGTGACCGAGTGGATCGAGCTGGACGGCGAGCAGCAGGACAAGCTGCGCACCGAGCTCAACCGCGCCTGCAAGGCCCTGCACGGTTCCGACGGGGTGGAGAAGATCAACATCGGCGCGCTGGGCAACATCGTGCGCCAGCTGCACTTCCACGTGATCGGCCGCCATGACGGCGATCCGGCCTGGCCGGGACCGGTCTGGGGCAGCGGCCCGGCGCACCGCTACGAGCCGGCCGCGCTGGACCAGCATGTCGCCTACTGGAAGGAACGGCTAGGATATCCGGCCCAGTCCTGA
- a CDS encoding TonB-dependent receptor plug domain-containing protein, translating into MINRKSLGRHPLSFALASAVLLVAAAPALAQDAGSTQTAQDTPKEAPKSKATNLDTVTVTGSRISRDVFNSVSPVQVVTREETTLAGFNSTAAALQSNSVTAGSAQINNSFGGYVTNGGPGANTLSLRGLGATRTLILLNGRRVAPAGSRGSVGSADLNVLPSAMVDRVEILKDGASSIYGSDAVAGVVNIITRKNVDGVEAEFQHNATESGGGDETRYSIVFGSTGERSHFSGSYEHYRRNEMTVGDRSWASCPTDNLRDMTVGNYFGSGDYIDPTTGKSKCFTLDSGGVTINTLGTATFGGFNRWRPNPAVTTGRLPGYESVGYYDRDTFDPGLLRESLVSPATTHTLFFQGGVDLGVMGDAEFYYEFLGNKRDSTQTGYRQLSYDYSVGNPLLGDLSNLPAFALPTETSNGKNVSARTFIGFGNDRSKQSVDFFRATAGVRGRLGSEWNYDFMVSHADSDADYTFNTFLTDRLAQSLNVVSDGAGGFKCVNPANGCVAAPMLNAQTLAGKLPYEWKNFVYTPVTGNTSYKESTANLNVNGPLFDLPGGTAAGAFGVEYRKAKIDDTPSIHSINRNLYNLTSSDPTRGSDSVWEAYGEIELPLLSGVTAAEELTFNASARYTDYQSYGSDTTWKLGGLWTPVKWLSLRASYGTSYRAPALFEQFLGATSGFLNASSDPCNNYGSRNPTSPRYINCASQGLPTSFTATNSVRVDSIGGGLVGANLKAETSDAFTVGLVLQPEFGSGFGDLSFAVDYYDIEVENGVAQMGATYILSTCYNGTTGDFAANNGLCRLISRSPNNTLTVQNGYANLATDKVRGLDFTTRYVRDIGPGEFRANVQVSRFLEQSGKVFEDDPLVDANGRINNPKFTGQLDLTYKFKEWRVRYGLNWVDNMSSYAYYEEDPATSAYKLAVPNYITQDFSVQYTADKWQATAGVRNFADKEPPTISPGAGIYNTIGNAPLYSGYDYFGRTFFVNLSKKF; encoded by the coding sequence ATGATCAATCGCAAGTCGCTCGGCAGGCATCCGCTGAGCTTTGCCCTCGCTTCGGCCGTGCTGCTCGTCGCAGCCGCTCCGGCGCTCGCCCAGGACGCAGGCTCGACGCAGACGGCACAAGACACGCCGAAGGAAGCACCGAAGTCCAAGGCGACCAACCTGGACACGGTGACCGTCACCGGTTCGCGCATCAGCCGCGACGTGTTCAACTCGGTTTCGCCGGTGCAGGTCGTAACCCGTGAGGAAACCACCCTGGCGGGCTTCAACTCGACCGCCGCCGCGCTGCAGAGCAACAGCGTCACTGCGGGCAGCGCACAGATCAACAACTCCTTCGGCGGCTACGTCACCAATGGCGGCCCCGGTGCCAACACCCTGTCGCTGCGTGGCCTGGGCGCCACCCGTACTCTGATCCTGCTCAATGGCCGCCGCGTTGCACCGGCAGGCTCGCGCGGCTCGGTCGGCTCGGCCGACCTGAACGTGCTGCCCAGCGCGATGGTCGACCGCGTGGAAATTCTGAAGGACGGTGCTTCGTCCATCTACGGTTCGGACGCTGTGGCCGGCGTTGTCAACATCATCACCCGCAAGAACGTCGACGGTGTTGAGGCCGAGTTCCAGCACAACGCCACCGAAAGCGGTGGCGGCGACGAAACCCGATACTCGATCGTGTTCGGCAGCACCGGCGAGCGTTCGCACTTCTCCGGCTCATACGAGCACTACCGCCGCAATGAAATGACCGTGGGTGATCGCAGCTGGGCCAGCTGTCCGACCGACAACCTGCGCGACATGACTGTGGGCAACTACTTCGGTAGCGGCGACTACATCGATCCGACCACCGGCAAGTCGAAGTGCTTCACGCTCGATTCCGGCGGCGTGACCATCAATACTCTGGGAACTGCCACCTTTGGTGGATTCAACCGCTGGCGTCCGAATCCCGCCGTCACCACCGGCCGCCTGCCGGGTTATGAGTCTGTCGGCTACTACGACCGCGACACCTTCGATCCGGGCCTGCTGAGGGAATCGCTGGTGTCCCCGGCCACCACTCACACCCTGTTCTTCCAGGGTGGCGTGGATCTGGGCGTGATGGGAGATGCCGAGTTCTACTACGAGTTCCTCGGCAACAAGCGCGACTCCACCCAGACCGGCTACCGACAGCTGTCCTATGACTACTCGGTCGGTAATCCGCTGCTCGGCGACCTGTCCAACCTGCCGGCCTTCGCCCTGCCGACGGAAACGTCCAATGGCAAGAACGTATCGGCCCGCACCTTCATCGGCTTCGGCAACGACCGCAGCAAGCAGTCGGTGGACTTCTTCCGTGCCACTGCCGGCGTGCGCGGCAGGCTCGGTTCGGAATGGAACTATGACTTCATGGTCAGCCACGCCGACTCCGACGCGGACTACACCTTCAACACGTTCCTGACTGATCGCCTGGCACAGAGCCTGAACGTGGTGTCCGACGGCGCCGGTGGCTTCAAGTGCGTGAACCCGGCCAACGGCTGCGTTGCTGCACCGATGCTCAACGCACAGACGCTGGCCGGCAAGCTGCCGTACGAGTGGAAGAACTTCGTCTATACCCCGGTCACTGGCAACACCAGCTACAAGGAATCGACCGCGAACCTGAACGTCAATGGTCCGCTGTTCGACCTGCCGGGCGGTACCGCCGCGGGCGCCTTCGGTGTCGAATACCGCAAGGCCAAGATCGACGATACCCCGAGCATCCACTCGATCAACCGCAACCTGTACAACCTGACCAGCTCCGACCCGACCCGCGGCAGCGATTCGGTGTGGGAAGCCTACGGTGAAATCGAGCTGCCGCTACTGTCAGGCGTCACCGCTGCCGAGGAACTGACCTTCAACGCCTCGGCCCGATACACCGACTACCAGTCGTACGGTTCGGACACCACCTGGAAGTTGGGTGGCCTGTGGACACCGGTCAAGTGGCTGTCGCTGCGTGCGTCCTACGGCACCTCCTACCGTGCCCCGGCACTGTTCGAACAGTTCCTGGGTGCCACCAGCGGCTTCCTGAACGCTTCCAGCGATCCCTGCAATAACTACGGGTCGCGCAATCCGACCAGCCCGCGCTATATCAACTGCGCCTCCCAGGGCCTGCCCACCAGCTTCACCGCGACCAACTCGGTACGCGTGGACTCCATCGGTGGTGGCCTGGTCGGTGCCAACCTGAAGGCCGAAACATCTGACGCGTTCACGGTCGGCCTGGTGTTGCAGCCGGAGTTTGGCAGCGGCTTCGGTGATCTGTCCTTCGCCGTCGATTACTACGATATCGAAGTGGAGAACGGCGTTGCCCAGATGGGTGCCACCTACATCCTGAGCACCTGCTACAACGGCACCACCGGCGACTTCGCCGCCAACAATGGTCTGTGCCGCCTGATCAGCCGTTCGCCCAACAACACCCTGACGGTCCAGAACGGCTATGCCAACCTGGCCACCGACAAGGTGCGCGGCCTGGACTTCACCACCCGCTACGTTCGCGACATCGGTCCGGGCGAGTTCCGCGCCAACGTGCAGGTCTCGCGGTTCCTGGAGCAGTCCGGCAAGGTGTTCGAGGACGATCCGCTGGTTGATGCCAACGGCCGGATCAATAATCCGAAGTTCACCGGCCAGCTGGACCTGACGTACAAGTTCAAGGAATGGCGTGTGCGCTATGGCCTGAACTGGGTGGACAACATGTCCAGCTATGCGTACTACGAGGAAGATCCCGCAACCTCGGCGTACAAGCTGGCCGTGCCGAACTACATCACCCAGGACTTCTCGGTTCAGTACACCGCCGACAAGTGGCAGGCCACCGCCGGCGTGCGCAACTTTGCTGACAAGGAACCGCCGACCATCAGCCCGGGTGCCGGCATCTACAACACCATCGGCAACGCCCCGTTGTACAGTGGCTACGACTACTTCGGCCGTACGTTCTTCGTGAACCTCAGCAAGAAGTTCTAA
- a CDS encoding LiaI-LiaF-like domain-containing protein: MRFNLVAAVLLILIGLFMLASNLGWTHLNLSKLLLTWWPVALVGVGIAMLFGRGK, from the coding sequence ATGCGATTCAACCTCGTTGCCGCCGTCCTGCTGATCCTGATCGGGCTGTTCATGCTCGCCAGCAACCTGGGCTGGACCCACCTGAACCTGTCCAAGCTGCTGCTGACCTGGTGGCCGGTGGCGCTGGTCGGCGTCGGCATCGCGATGCTGTTCGGTCGCGGCAAGTAA
- the apbC gene encoding iron-sulfur cluster carrier protein ApbC, with protein sequence MNSSPRRPHASQVQKGLTPHARIRNVIAVGSGKGGVGKSTTAVNLAVALQQLGARVGVLDADIYGPSVPAMLGLSGRPESPDNKSIEPLRAFGVDTMSIGYLIEEDTPMIWRGPMATSAMTQLFNDTLWDDLDFLLIDLPPGTGDIQLTLTQKIPLAGAVIVTTPQDIATLDAKKALKMFEKVEVPVLGIVENMAVHTCSSCGHVEHLFGEGGGERMAAQYGVPLLGSLPLQIGIREQGDAGTPITVAQPDSAPAQAYRHAAQRLIEEVGKRPRASIPILSSLL encoded by the coding sequence GTGAACAGTTCTCCTCGCCGTCCCCATGCCAGCCAGGTCCAGAAGGGATTGACGCCGCATGCCCGCATCCGCAACGTGATCGCGGTCGGCTCGGGCAAGGGGGGGGTTGGCAAGTCGACCACTGCAGTCAATCTTGCAGTGGCCCTGCAGCAGTTGGGCGCGCGCGTCGGCGTGCTCGATGCGGACATCTACGGCCCTAGCGTGCCGGCCATGCTGGGCCTGTCCGGTCGCCCGGAAAGCCCCGACAACAAAAGCATTGAGCCACTGCGCGCATTCGGCGTGGACACCATGTCGATCGGCTACCTGATCGAAGAGGACACGCCGATGATCTGGCGCGGTCCGATGGCCACCTCGGCGATGACCCAGCTGTTCAACGATACCCTGTGGGACGATCTGGACTTCCTGCTGATCGACCTGCCGCCGGGTACCGGTGACATCCAGTTGACCCTGACCCAGAAAATTCCGCTGGCCGGCGCGGTGATCGTCACCACGCCGCAGGACATCGCCACGCTGGATGCGAAGAAGGCACTGAAGATGTTCGAGAAGGTGGAGGTGCCGGTGCTGGGCATCGTCGAGAACATGGCGGTGCATACCTGCAGCAGCTGCGGGCACGTCGAGCACCTGTTCGGCGAGGGTGGCGGCGAGCGCATGGCCGCGCAGTACGGCGTGCCGCTGCTGGGCTCGCTGCCGCTGCAGATCGGCATCCGTGAGCAGGGCGATGCAGGCACCCCGATCACCGTGGCCCAGCCGGATTCGGCGCCGGCGCAGGCCTATCGCCATGCTGCGCAGCGCCTGATCGAGGAAGTGGGCAAGCGCCCGCGCGCCTCGATCCCGATCCTGTCGTCGCTGCTGTAA